A single window of Aspergillus flavus chromosome 4, complete sequence DNA harbors:
- a CDS encoding uncharacterized protein (expressed protein), whose translation MSTPANKKRASERLKCRKELSNHLKNTLSLLVPPSEIRLHPQAGDEYMWQCNNNCKHLFSKNLSDLSTNNYIEIYSALENGDIWAVENNITANEMQGKQAQEVGRLREEYEKLKLEHFHLQKKNKQLTMLLLLHNRRSDWLGQSLAKAEIQSRTLAGILEQLKQGLNNNLPHA comes from the exons ATGTCTACGCCAGCTAACAAAAAGCGCGCTTCGGAACGTTTAAAGTGCCGGAAAGAGCTATCAAACCATTTGA aaaaCACCCTTTCTCTCCTAGTACCTCCATCCGAAATACGGCTGCATCCCCAAGCAGGCGATGAGTACATGTGGCAATGCAACAATAACTGCAAGCATCTATTCTCGAAAAACCTCAGCGACTTATCTACCAACAATTATATTGAGATCTACAGCGCCCTCGAGAATGGTGATATATGGGCTGTTGAGAACAATATAACGGCGAACGAAATGCAAGGTAAACAAGCACAAGAAGTGGGGAGACTGCGGGAAGAATACGAAAAGCTCAAGCTGGAGCACTTTCATCtacaaaagaagaacaagcaatTGACAATGCTCCTGCTATTACATAATAGACGTTCAGACTGGCTTGGTCAATCCCTTGCGAAGGCAGAAATACAAAGTCGGACACTGGCTGGAATTCTAGAGCAGCTAAAGCAAGGCCTTAACAACAATTTACCTCATGCATAG
- a CDS encoding uncharacterized protein (of unknown function-domain containing protein) encodes MPTVSDESVLRDKRLFSRGRAKVFLQHLQYSGTSSRGEIDMKHVNRLISVFQSEGCIRLHTPEHYVPVIISRQDLTQSLHHSRLRIGHLTQEGEPPFLVVPKGVQIEVLHGEHRLHAAKQFLEPTERWWVVEIYLSDLQESTKQSIREEYAHELKFSDGDIYRKIRFYEQLNNTTQVEKWKARLSDGKSKYLQHLESPFNQRIRTKFDQLLPFTGLWSDLELGAFTHILHLRCPEEFSHYLDRIYRTWTLILEENEHFSLLDGSTVCSLETLTPQASQDAALVTDLMDKGELFPAISDQSTRGRIKAKLREVQGRILSLRTFFDDSKCMEAWVISLRPIIPPIRRNANISFREAIFHCFQPADYNEVPLQVSGGRFKTFRGSTKDCKRIAYLMLFLVAVRNFPVLSRKAPHYTRGKKRPIVEGSLDEYQSHLARVAKKIGFASDKISKLSGADPDVVAIQSFLSRIRPPQLWDIDEHRVSSLKDHIAIELGRLATRRDRGTQPKLTREIGRLPKNCRCGLPDTESYEADKDYLYIDDIYTFAPSGGSHLTSLAFQRDIFICFFGEVSLSGAYSCTSTPGSESSPEDSDTNSSTAEDALFVETEDEPEVPEVSVLGSGATVSPRLSGEVSPVPVQRTGSSNYDTASDAPESRPATYVPNYGQFGEEPRLSDSDTGEQFPRAPGFEPKEGLCMYEFHNLRSNKRISTIIHEFLSTKSVFVLYNWTTRQYAKFQDLPGDHLAFGSQAAELADKGYKFVCFESDSSISPLALPNLWEALKENSLIFSGKRTPDVWSREEFLESLNLI; translated from the exons ATGCCAACCGTATCAGATGAATCCGTTCTTCGCGATAAAAGGCTCTTTTCCCGTGGCCGGGCAAAGGTTTTTCTACAACATCTACAATATTCTGGCACCTCAAGCAGAGGGGAGATTGATATGAAGCATGTAAACCGCCTGATCTCCGTCTTTCAAAGTGAAGGCTGCATCCGCCTGCATACCCCCGAGCACTACGTGCCAGTAATAATAAGTCGACAAGACCTGACGCAGTCTCTTCACCACTCGCGCTTGCGTATAGGGCATTTAACACAGGAAGGAGAGCCTCCCTTTTTGGTTGTACCCAAGGGGGTTCAAATCGAGGTATTACACGGGGAGCACCGCCTTCATGCGGCCAAGCAATTTTTAGAGCCCACGGAGCGTTGGTGGGTGGTAGAGATTTACCTCTCAG ACCTGCAGGAATCGACAAAGCAGTCCATCCGGGAGGAGTATGCCCATGAATTAAAGTTTAGTGATGGAGATATATACCGCAAAATCCGATTTTACGAACAACTCAATAACACGACTCAGGTCGAAAAATGGAAGGCAAGGCTCTCAGATGGGAAATCCAAATATTTACAACACCTAGAAAGCCCATTTAATCAAAGGATTCGGACAAAGTTTGATCAGTTATTACCTTTCACTGGGTTGTGGAGTGATTTGGAACTTGGAGCTTTTACTCATATATTACATCTCCGATGCCCTGAG GAATTTAGTCATTATCTCGATCGAATTTATCGAACCTGGACATTGATtctggaagaaaatgaacaTTTTAGCCTCCTTGACGGTAGTACGGTGTGTAGCTTGGAGACGCTTACACCTCAAGCATCACAGGACGCTGCATTGGTTACAGACCTGATGGACAAGGGCGAACTTTTCCCTGCGATCTCTGACCAATCGACTCGTGGCAGAATTAAAGCCAAGTTAAGGGAAGTTCAGGGACGTATTTTATCCCTTAGAACTTTCTTCGATGACAGCAAATGTATGGAGGCCTGGGTCATATCACTCCGGCCAATCATACCGCCGATACGCCGGAACGCAAACATCTCCTTCCGTGAAGCCATCTTCCATTGCTTTCAGCCTGCGGATTATAACGAAGTACCACTACAAGTGTCAGGAGGAAGATTTAAAACGTTTCGAGGATCTACAAAGGATTGTAAAAGAATCGCGTATCTCATGCTCTTCCTTGTTGCGGTGCGAAATTTCCCCGTCCTAAGTCGAAAAGCGCCTCATTATACGCGTGGTAAAAAAAGACCAATAGTGGAAGGTTCCCTCGATGAATATCAGTCACATTTGGCGCGGGTAGCGAAGAAAATCGGTTTTGCCAGTGATAAGATTTCAAAGCTATCAGGAGCCGATCCTGATGTTGTTGCGATTCaatcttttctctcccgaaTCCGACCGCCACAGCTATGGGATATTGATGAGCATCGGGTCTCTTCATTAAAAGACCACATCGCTATTGAGCTGGGACGACTTGCTACTCGCCGAGACCGTGGTACACAGCCAAAGCTTACGCGGGAAATTGGTCGCCTTCCAAAGAATTGTCGTTGTGGACTTCCTGACACCGAATCTTACGAGGCAGACAAAGACTATCTTTATATTGATGATATTTACACTTTTGCCCCTTCCGGAGGGAGCCATTTAACATCATTAGCCTTTCAGCGGGATATCTTTATATGTTTCTTTGGGGAAGTTTCGCTGTCTGGTGCATATTCCTGTACTTCTACTCCTGGAAGTGAAAGTTCTCCTGAAGACTCAGATACCAATAGCTCGACAGCTGAGGATGCCTTGTTTGTTGAAACAGAGGATGAGCCCGAGGTGCCCGAGGTGTCAGTGCTCGGCTCTGGTGCCACCGTATCTCCGAGACTTTCTGGTGAGGTCTCCCCGGTTCCGGTCCAGCGAACAGGGTCAAGCAACTACGACACCGCAAGTGATGCCCCTGAAAGTAGACCAGCCACATACGTACCGAACTATGGCCAATTTGGGGAAGAGCCTCGACTAAGTGATTCAGATACGGGCGAACAATTTCCGAGAGCCCCAGGCTTCGAACCAAAAGAGGGGTTGTGTATGTACGAATTCCACAACTTGAGAAGTAATAAGAGAATCTCAACAATTATCCATGAATTTCTCTCTACAAAGTCAGTTTTTGTCCTTTATAATTGGACCACACGACAATACGCCAAGTTCCAAGACCTTCCTGGAGATCATCTCGCATTCGGCTCACAAGCCGCAGAGCTTGCTGATAAAGGATATAAATTTGTATGCTTTGAATCTGATAGCTCAATATCCCCTCTTGCTCTGCCAAATCTCTGGGAGGctttaaaagaaaatagccTGATATTTTCCGGAAAACGGACTCCTGATGTATGGTCAAGAGAGGAGTTTTTGGAAAGCCTGAACCTTATATAA